GACCTGCTTAGATCTGGAAGTTAGATATTAGTCAGCAGCCAGAACAAACTAATAAGCTTAAGAAGCTAGCCCAACTATTGCAAGTCACTATCTTGAAGTGATTGCAGTTTGGCAAAGAAGCTAACTCCCTTGTTAAACCCAGCATATACACAGGTAAAGGTAATCACTTCCTTGATCTCAGCTCTGGTGGCACCATTTTGGCTGGCAATTTTGACATGGGCAATAAATGGATCAACTTCACCAGCGGCTTTATCCTGGTGGGCAATGTCGATCGCAATCGCAATTAGTGCCTTGTCCTTCACACTAATGATCGGCAAACCCCAAACCTGCACTGCCAAGCGATAGAACAAGCTACCAAATTCGCTATCCAGCTTAGCTAGATCTTCTTTGATGCCTGTACTCTCTAGCACCTTGGGATCGTAGTCCAGGGCTCCATCCGGCAGTTTCTCTGGGGCTGGCCCCAAAATCTCGTTCAGAGCGCCAAAGGAGCCGGCTGCTTTATTGAACCCAGCATAGATACAGGTAAACAGCAGCACCTCTTCGATCTCATCGCGGCTAGAACCCTGCATCATTGCCATATTCACATGGGCACCATAGGGATTACCGGGACCGACTTGATCCTGGTTCACCACATCAATGGCGATCGTAATCAGGGCTTTCAGTTTCTGGTTGATTAGCGGCAAGCCCCAGACTTCTCCAGCGGCACGCGTACAAAAATCCCCAAATTTGGGATTGATGCCACTTAAGCCAGCCTGGAGGTCAAGATCATCTAGAACTGCATTTTCGTAAGGCATTTTGCACTCCTACTAAAACCTATTGTTTATCGCCCTGCTTTACCAATCATCAGATCCATCACATCTTCTTCGAGCTGGTTGATCGCGCCGATGCTGCTGATCAATCCTGCTACCGTCGAACTGCGCTTGCCAGAAAGCGTCATTTGGCCATCGTAGACGAAGGTGTAGGTACTCCGATTGGGGAAAGTGTAAAAATCCTTGATGTATTTTGCTTGATCTTGACAGGCATTGGAATAGCTTGGGCAATATTTGAAGAAGTTTTCCATATTCAGTTTATCTTCAAAGCAAATTTCGATCGCCGCTTGATAGTTCAGCTCCGCATCCTCGCCATGGGCAACCCCAGCGGCGGGTGGGCGGGTATTATCTACTTCCTCAAACAGATGCAAGCGCAGTTTCAAGATGTAAGGACTTTTGGCTATTTCGGCGGCATAGTCTTTAGATAGGAACTTACGGAAATCCTCAACGCTGACATCGTCTTTTTTGCGGATCATTACCAACAACTTGGTCAAAGAGGCGAGCGCCTTGCCATTCGGTTGACCGTTGACAATCCCATCGCAGTAGGTAATCGAATTGCCGGGGTTGGTGTTATAGCCGATCGCCTTGCTGAAAATATTATGCTCATCATCCATCAAGATCGCCGCTGCCTTAAACCAGATATTCCGATCTTCTGCTGACTTAAAAGTAAGCTCGGCAATGCCATCAAATTGCTCCTCGGGGGTTGAAACCGAATTAATCCCATCGGTCTCTGGCCAAATCCCACCCTCATTGTGGGCAACGTGGTATTGCCAATATTGATATTGACCGGGCAACCTGGCACAAACTGGGCCATGCACATCCCGCCAATAATCATCGAACATTTCCAGGGTGATGCCTTTGCGCTTCCACAGCAAAACATAAAAGGCAACTTCCCCTTCCTGATCTCTGGCTGAAAAATCAACTCTGGTGTTGGCAGCTTCGCTAGACATTTGACAAATTCTCTTGCTTGTTTCAACCAACAGCTTAGCGCTATGCTTCAACGGCTGCTGAGTTTATCAGGATTAGTTAATATTTGCAGCAAAGATATTTAATAACTTTTCGCAATTTGAGGCAATCAATCAATTATTAGAAGCATTTAGAAACATTTAGATAAAGCGATCGCCACCAAGAGCCAGTCTTTAATATTGAGCCAACGTCACTATGTCTAGCTGTTTACGGTGTTTTTTCTATAGCGCTCTTAGTTGCACATCGCGTTATATATTTATATTTATGTATCAGGATAAGCAATGCTATGGGCATGCAGATATTCAGGATTCACGCCCGCCTTAAGCGCTGCCACTGCACCGATCGCCTCCAGGTAACTAGCCACCACGATCCCCTTTAGCGCCAAACTTTCTGGCGGTACTTGTAAGACGGTGCTATTTTCGCGCACAAAGATCAATCGTGGTTGATGGGTTGCCATTGCCAGTGCCAACAAAGCCGGACTACCACAGGCATCATAGGGGGCGATCGCCACATCAATATCCTCCGCCCACAGATCGCCTGTGGCAGCATGATTAGTTCTGGTAATAATTTGCGGCGCACGGCTCAACCCAGCCAACACACAGGGCAAAAATGTATAGCCCAACTCTTCCGCTGCCGATCGCGCGCAGACAGTTGGATCAAGCGGCAGAGGTAGCAACGCTGGGGCATGGGCACAGGGTAATTGCAATTCCCGACTGATCAAATGGGAGATCACCGCTTCCGCACCTGCCAGCGCATCCACCCCCTGCCCCTGGCGATATTGCTGGAGCATTTCATTCTGCATATCATCGGGGAACCTGGCCACCACCGCGATCGCCTCGGCGCGAAATTGTTTAATTAATAATTCTGCGGCTCGTAACAGTGCATCGGGATTGGCGATCGTGCCCCAGCTTATGCCAGATTCCCCCTGCCTTAGCTCTATGCCTAAATCTTGATCGGTAGTAATAACGCCACTAATATCAATGCCCAGCGTGGCCTTGGCCGCATCGATTACTTGCCGATGCCGCAGAGCCAAATCCGGTTCGATCGCCCGATCCAAAACCACCCCCAGACGATTAAAATGCCGGGGACGCAACCCCCAATTGCCGATCGCCACTTGATCGAGGGCAAAGCCTTCCACATACCACACATTGGCTAGCGGCCAATAAAGGCTAGCACCATTGAGGACATTGGGATGGGTGATGAGATTATCTGCCACTGCTGCCAGGGCACGAGCCACCGGCAACGCATCCCCCGCATACCCACCGATCGCGGCACCGATGCCAGTGGGGACAATCAATAATACATTCAAAGATTTATGAGGTATTTGCACTTGCTACTTTCCTGGATAAAACCCCAAACCCGCTTTACCTTAATTTATGCTCTAATATTCTCTCACCTGCCACGCCATTACATCTCAGCAAGTAGATACTGTAGTTTTTGCATGATTATTTCCGCTACACCATTTGCAACGCCAGATCTTGAGTTAACTTAACTTAAGACCTAACCAATCAGGTGCATTTGGTTATATTTTTATGTTAGGGGGAAAGTTCAGTTCACCAATCCTATTTGGTGTGATTAGTTATGCAGAAACAAATTAAATTTGCGATCGCCTTTTTCTTTGCATCTCTAATAGGTCTAATGCTTTTTTCAGTCCTAAGCGATCGGATTGGGCCGTCTAATCCGCTGTCTGAACCAACCCAAATTGATCAGTAATTAACTTAATAATTTAGGAATGCTTAGCTTTTTGCTGTTTAAGGCACGAAAATACCCAGCTTTGATCAGTAGTTGCTGGGTGAAGACATGTGTGTGAGGAGTAATAATTACAGTATCGCTTAGATTTGTTTAATTTGTGGTAGCAGGAATGGTTAATCAAGAAAATTAGCTGTTTGCTGCTCTGATCGAGTATGTCCCCTAACTGGATCTTGATCCCTCATATTTAAATTGTTCAAACATGATTGGTCGCTATAGGTAGTTGCTATAGATAATAGATACACGACGCAAGTGCTAGCTTTGATCACATCTGTATTTACATATTCATCTGTATTTACATATTATGGTTTGCACTTGACTCGATCGGTTAAGCTCTAGGCAACGATCGCAACAGGACATGAGACTATGCTGTTCAAAGACAGGCAAGAAGCAGCTCACCAAATCGCACAACGGTTAAGCGGTTATGCAGGCGTGAATGCGCTGGTGTTAGGGATTCCGCGTGGTGCAGTGCCAATGGCAAAAATTATTGCTGATGCGATCGGCGGTGAATTGGATGTTGTTTTGGTGCATAAGCTAACCGCGCCCCAGAATCCCGAACTGGCGATCGGGTCGATCGATGAAACTGGCCATACCTATTTGAGCAGGCATCTTAGTAGTCTGGGCGTAAGTGAGGATTATCTAGAAGCAGAACGGCGATCGCAACTTGAAACATTGCAACGGCGGCGCTTGAGCTATACGCCAATCAAGTCTCCAGCCAACCCCAAGGATCGCACGGTGATTGTGGTGGATAATGGCGTAGCAACAGGATTGACGATGATCGCGGCGTTGCGATCGGTGCGGGTGCGCCAACCAACTAAGCTAGTCGCAGCAATGGCAGTTGCGCCACCATCGGTTGTGGTTCAAATTAATCAACTGGCTGATGAGGTGGTCTGTTTACGATCGCCAGCGGATTTTCGGGCAGTGGGGCAGTTTTATGAAAACTTTTGCGAAGTATCTGATCATGAGGTGATCGAGGCACTCAAGCCTGTTTAATTTAATTAGACTGGTTGCCCAACTGGTCTAAACCTAAAATCTAAACCTAAAAGCCTGTTGTCGATTGAAGCGATGATTAGGCTCATGCGTCATCAACTGGTTGCTTAATAGCCGCAGAGATCGGTAAATTTAAGGAAGTAAGTAGCTAAAATTATTGATCAAGCTTATGGCCGATCATCACTCGAAGCCTGTCTATCCATTGGTCTATCAAA
The sequence above is a segment of the Pseudanabaena sp. PCC 7367 genome. Coding sequences within it:
- a CDS encoding phosphoribosyltransferase, which gives rise to MLFKDRQEAAHQIAQRLSGYAGVNALVLGIPRGAVPMAKIIADAIGGELDVVLVHKLTAPQNPELAIGSIDETGHTYLSRHLSSLGVSEDYLEAERRSQLETLQRRRLSYTPIKSPANPKDRTVIVVDNGVATGLTMIAALRSVRVRQPTKLVAAMAVAPPSVVVQINQLADEVVCLRSPADFRAVGQFYENFCEVSDHEVIEALKPV
- a CDS encoding DUF3326 domain-containing protein, which encodes MPHKSLNVLLIVPTGIGAAIGGYAGDALPVARALAAVADNLITHPNVLNGASLYWPLANVWYVEGFALDQVAIGNWGLRPRHFNRLGVVLDRAIEPDLALRHRQVIDAAKATLGIDISGVITTDQDLGIELRQGESGISWGTIANPDALLRAAELLIKQFRAEAIAVVARFPDDMQNEMLQQYRQGQGVDALAGAEAVISHLISRELQLPCAHAPALLPLPLDPTVCARSAAEELGYTFLPCVLAGLSRAPQIITRTNHAATGDLWAEDIDVAIAPYDACGSPALLALAMATHQPRLIFVRENSTVLQVPPESLALKGIVVASYLEAIGAVAALKAGVNPEYLHAHSIAYPDT
- a CDS encoding EthD domain-containing protein, with amino-acid sequence MSSEAANTRVDFSARDQEGEVAFYVLLWKRKGITLEMFDDYWRDVHGPVCARLPGQYQYWQYHVAHNEGGIWPETDGINSVSTPEEQFDGIAELTFKSAEDRNIWFKAAAILMDDEHNIFSKAIGYNTNPGNSITYCDGIVNGQPNGKALASLTKLLVMIRKKDDVSVEDFRKFLSKDYAAEIAKSPYILKLRLHLFEEVDNTRPPAAGVAHGEDAELNYQAAIEICFEDKLNMENFFKYCPSYSNACQDQAKYIKDFYTFPNRSTYTFVYDGQMTLSGKRSSTVAGLISSIGAINQLEEDVMDLMIGKAGR
- a CDS encoding carboxymuconolactone decarboxylase family protein; the encoded protein is MLESTGIKEDLAKLDSEFGSLFYRLAVQVWGLPIISVKDKALIAIAIDIAHQDKAAGEVDPFIAHVKIASQNGATRAEIKEVITFTCVYAGFNKGVSFFAKLQSLQDSDLQ